The nucleotide window ACACATATGAACACACCCAGCCTCATTCCAGCAGAGATATATTCATTTTGTATGCTGCTTAATATACCGGCCATTTCTTCTTCAGCTTCCAGGTCCATCAACGACCTGCGTGGATGACTGTGATTGTATCGTGGGACTCAATGATCCTCGGGGGAGCGGTAGGCCTCTGACAAATCAGCTTTAAATGCTTAAATGAATCAGGTAAATGTATGTTACATCATACACTAAGCAGCACCTGgcatttcttttcctctcagGTATACAAACAGGACTATGTGTCAACTATTCCTCCACTGTACAGACGTGTGAAGTGCTCTCATGGTGTCCACTTGAAATAGACACTAAACTGCCtgagtaaaaaaatatttaatattatttgatttattatcaaGAACAGTATAACGTAGAAATGGTTTGCATGACTTGTGGATTCCCTGTCTGACAGGCGTGCCCTgctggctgcagcagagaacTTCACCGTGTTGATCAAAAACAGCATAACATACCCCAAGTTCAAATTTCACAGGTCAGTCTAGTGTAGCTGGAGGTGAGAGAATGACAGGCTCTTATGAGTGCAGTGTATGGAAACATAATGTTATGCCATCATATAAAATGTACTGcacctcttccttcctccatcaGAAGAAACATTCTGCCACACATCAACTCCTCGTACCTGAAGAGGTGCGAGTTCAGTCATTCAACAGACCCGGACTGCCCCATATTCCGCCTCAAACACATTGTGTCAGAGACTGGAGAGGATTTTCAAGATGTGGCTCTGAAGGTTCACACAAAATCTAATATGAccatttttcaaatgtttcattATTGTGTAATtcacccctccacacacactcatatccTATTCCCCTTGACTTTCAGCTCTTTAAGGAATAATTACTGCATCTGTTTGTCTACACGTAAAAACAGCAAGTTGTTGTATATTTTCAAAGGGTGGCGTCATTGGTATTATTATTGACTGGAGCTGTGACCTGGACTTTTGGGCAGGGAAGTGTTACCCCAAGTACAGCTTCCGCAGACTAgatgacaaacacagaaatgtggcCCCTGGATACAACTTCAGGTGATGCTCATTTTTATACAGCTTTATgtcctctgccaaggaggttgtgtttttgtccctgTCCCTTTGTTTGTTGCAGGATTATTCACAAGCTACAAAACTAATTTGCACCAAACTCAGTGCAAGGATGGAACATGGGTCAAAGAAGATCCGGTCTAATTTCTCGCCAAAGATCTGAACAAAAAGGGGGATCTGTTtacatttcacagttttccccaaagaataattcatggatgttgTTGAAAATACAGTCATATTAACACTTACATACAGACTTATATTTATGAAATCTCTATCTCTGAGTGTAATGTTGGTGCTGCTTGATTTAATTTCCAATTTTCTTTTTAGGTTTGCCAAATATTACAAAACCCCAGATGGAGAGGACACCAGGACCTTAATTAAAGCATATGGGATCCGGTTTGACGTCATTGTATTTGGAAC belongs to Platichthys flesus chromosome 3, fPlaFle2.1, whole genome shotgun sequence and includes:
- the p2rx4b gene encoding P2X purinoceptor 4b, with product MSRPASWCKDCLHYAFDYETPKTLVIPHFGLGFVFRLTQLLVVLYVVGYVCVVQKAYQETDSVISSVTTKVKGFAFTNTSDMDPLFWDVADYIIPPQGDHSFFVLTNMVMTSKQMQTRCPELPGPSTTCVDDCDCIVGLNDPRGSGIQTGLCVNYSSTVQTCEVLSWCPLEIDTKLPERALLAAAENFTVLIKNSITYPKFKFHRRNILPHINSSYLKRCEFSHSTDPDCPIFRLKHIVSETGEDFQDVALKGGVIGIIIDWSCDLDFWAGKCYPKYSFRRLDDKHRNVAPGYNFRFAKYYKTPDGEDTRTLIKAYGIRFDVIVFGTAGKFGIVPTIVNLGAALSFLSLVPMVCDWFMLTCTRKRDLYSRQKITHLSEDAEAESMSMGTAYGTQ